A stretch of the Taeniopygia guttata chromosome 3, bTaeGut7.mat, whole genome shotgun sequence genome encodes the following:
- the TBCC gene encoding tubulin-specific chaperone C — translation MAAPAEAAAAAAPSQPEAAAGSAASAVVLPERLQRREAERQQGVERQRQKKEAQVVKEEQSEFFLGASAREREAVEALLAAGALEEAAARLQALQKLLTDSVRFLAPYEVRQGQEAVARLQGELAARREQLQPKKKFAFRALKKEAAPGSAPRPAEPAPPDLAAPDPDLAEGDPGGPPLCGFSGARDEELELGGAELLQRDVLLSELRGCRVLLRGNPNTLRVRDCSGCTVLCGPVSTSVLVDGCSDCLLAMACQQLRTHRTHGCRVYVQVTSRAVIEACSDVSFAPYSWSYPGIERDFESSGLDRNRNNWNLVDDFDWLATDQPSPNWSLIPEQERVTSWD, via the coding sequence ATGGCGGCGCCGGCagaggcggcggccgcggccgctccgTCGCAGCCCGAGGCGGCCGCAGGCTCGGCCGCCTCCGCCGTGGTGCTGCCGGAGCGGCTGCAGCGGCGGGAAGCGGAGCGGCAGCAGGGCGTGGAGCGGCAGCGGCAGAAGAAGGAGGCGCAGGTAGTGAAGGAGGAGCAGAGCGAGTTCTTCCTGGGCGCCTCGGCGCGGGAGCGGGAGGCCGTGGAGGCGCTGCTGGCGGCGGGGGCGCTGGAGGAGGCTGCCGCCCGCCTGCAGGCGCTGCAGAAGCTGCTGACGGACAGCGTGCGGTTCCTGGCGCCCTACGAGGTGCGGCAGGGGCAGGAGGCCGTGGCGcggctgcagggagagctggcggcgcggcgggagcagctgcagcccaagAAGAAATTCGCCTTCCGCGCCCTCAAGAAGGAAGCGGCCCCGGGCagcgccccgcgccccgccgaGCCCGCCCCGCCCGACCTCGCCGCGCCCGACCCCGACCTCGCCGAGGGCGACCCGGGCGGGCCGCCGCTGTGCGGGTTCAGCGGCGCCCGGGACGAGGAGCTGGAGCTCGGCGGCGCGGAGCTGCTGCAGCGGGACGTGCTGCTGTCGGAGCTGCGCGGCTGCCGGGTGCTGCTCCGCGGCAACCCCAACACGCTGCGGGTGCGCGACTGCAGCGGCTGCACCGTGCTCTGCGGGCCCGTGTCCACCTCCGTGCTGGTGGACGGCTGCAGCGACTGCCTGCTGGCCATGGCCTGCCAGCAGCTCCGCACCCACCGCACCCACGGCTGCCGGGTCTACGTGCAGGTCACCAGCCGGGCCGTAATCGAGGCCTGCTCTGATGTCTCCTTCGCCCCCTACTCCTGGAGCTACCCTGGTATTGAGCGAGATTTCGAGTCGTCTGGGCTGGACAGAAACCGTAACAACTGGAACCTGGTGGATGACTTTGACTGGCTGGCGACTGACCAGCCTTCGCCCAACTGGAGCCTGATCCCCGAGCAGGAAAGAGTGACAAGCTGGGACTGA
- the PRPH2 gene encoding peripherin-2, translated as MALLKVKFNQKKRVKLAQGLWLMNWFSVFAGILVFSMGLFLKIELRKRSEVMDNNESHFVPNSLILMGILSCAFNGFAGKICYDSLDPAKFAKWKPLLKPYLALCCVFNMLIFFVALICFLMRGSLESTLAQGLKNGMKFYRDTDTPGRCFMKKTIDMLQIEFKCCGNNGYKDWFEIQWISNRYLDFSSKEVKDRIKSNVDGRYLVDGVPFSCCNPSSPRPCIQYQVTNNSAHYSYDYQTEELNLWRRGCREALLNYYSGMMSSMGAVILLVWLFEMSVMVGLRLLHTSLESIANPEDPECESEGWVLENSLKDTFKSALENLKKLGKFNQVEAGAEGAEGEEGGKTPAITTVS; from the exons ATGGCACTGCTGAAAGTCAAATTCAATCAGAAGAAACGGGTAAAACTAGCACAGGGACTATGGCTCATGAACTGGTTTTCGGTGTTTGCTGGAATCCTTGTTTTTAGCATGGGATTGTTCCTCAAAATTGAGCTCCGGAAGCGAAGTGAAGTGATGGACAATAATGAAAGCCACTTTGTGCCCAATTCTTTGATATTGATGGGTATATTATCCTGCGCCTTCAATGGTTTTGCTGGAAAAATTTGTTACGATTCTCTGGATCCCGCTAAATTTGCCAAGTGGAAGCCTTTGCTGAAACCTTACCTGGCACTGTGCTGCGTCTTTAACATGCTCATTTTCTTCGTGGCTCTGATTTGCTTTCTCATGCGGGGCTCCCTGGAGAGCACCCTGGCCCAGGGGCTCAAGAACGGCATGAAGTTCTACCGGGACACGGACACCCCTGGAAGATGCTTCATGAAGAAGACCATCGACATGCTCCAGATTGAGTTCAAGTGCTGTGGCAACAACGGCTACAAAGATTGGTTCGAAATCCAGTGGATCAGCAACAGATATCTGGACTTCAGCTCCAAAGAAGTGAAAGA CCGGATCAAAAGCAACGTGGACGGGAGGTACCTGGTGGACGGCGTCCCCTTCAGCTGCTGcaaccccagctcccccaggccCTGCATCCAGTACCAGGTCACCAACAACTCTGCCCACTACAGCTACGACTACCAAACCGAGGAGCTCAACCTGTGGCGCCGCGGCTGCCGGGAAGCGCTGCTGAACTACTACAGCGGCATGATGAGCTCCATGGGCGCCGTCATCCTCCTCGTCTGGCTCTTCGAG ATGTCGGTGATGGTTGGCTTGCGCCTCCTGCACACCTCCCTGGAAAGCATCGCCAATCCCGAAGACCCGGAATGCGAAAGCGAAGGGTGGGTCCTGGAGAACAGCCTGAAGGACACTTTCAAATCTGCGCTGGAGAACTTGAAAAAGCTGGGTAAGTTCAACCAGGTGGAAGCAGGAGCCGAAGGGGCCGAAGGAGAGGAAGGTGGGAAGACGCCAGCCATCACAACAgtcagctga